In the Trichoderma atroviride chromosome 4, complete sequence genome, AGCTTTCCTGAAATCCCACCCCGTCTTCTGTGACTAGATCACCAGCGCCAGTAAACATTCTTTGCCCTGGGACTAGGTTGTATTACCTATTTCCCATCTTTCTGGAACCTGTTTTAGTTCCATATGCCTTTCAACAATTCTGCACCGGCTGGGCCACTGATATCCCCAAAAATTATGACTGAATCTTTGCCCACTTTATTATTTTTGAACTCTGCTGTGCTCGTACAGAAAGTGATGGAGCGAGAATCACATTTGAAAGTAGTCATGCTGGAATGGCTAGATGTGTAACTAGAGTCGGTTATAATTTTGGTGAACCCAGATGCTTTGTGAGACTGAATATTGTCCACCTCTCTTTTGCCGACGTGTTCGTGTTCAACATCATTGCCCAGGCCATCAGCATTATTGTCAAGGCCATTAACATCAttttcaaggccatcaacatTATTGTCAAGACCATCAGCATCCTCTGCAaggccatcaacatcattgtCAAGGCCTTCGACGTTattgtcaaggccatcaacatcattgcCCAGGCCATTAACATCAttgtcatcgccatcattgtcatcgccatcatcatcgccctgAGGCTGCATAGCGGGAAGAGCAAACATTGCAAGCTGTTCCTGATGTCCGCCGACGTGAAGCTGATACTTTGGCACCGAATCAAGACTTTCATGACACATAGGACAAGGTATCCCATCTTCGACTCGAATCTGTCTGGAGTTGAGGCTGATCATGGCCTCAAGTCGATGTTCTGGCATGTTGCTGGGGTGGTTGTTGTGAACATGTTCTGCAAACTCGAATCGGGATTGGAAGTTCTCTCCGCATGATAACGGGCAGACGTAGTATTTCCAGTGGTATTCAATTTCATGTAGAATCCATTCATAGCTTGTAGCAAACCTTTTGCCTACTGGGCAATCCGCAGAGAGGCAGGTATATGGTCGGAGATCAGCAAGCACATGCCGCCTTGATGGTTTTGTATCAGTAATTGTCATGTTACGAGATGATGGAATTGACGTTTCAAACTCACTTCCATGATGCTATATCCGTAGCTGTAATGGTCATGAAACAAAAGGGGCATTCAAAATGGCCACTCTCAGCGCCTTTGGGAAGCGGTGGAATGCAAAGTAGGTCTGTGTCTGCAAGAGAAGACGTAAGGGATGCTTGACAAGTGTCTGTATCCCATACAGAGTCTTCATGTGTTGCCAGTGATGTATGATCGAACTCAGTACTCTGAGCATGGCTTGGAATCGAGTTTGCAATGGTACTTTCACCATCTGCTTGGTCTTTGGGATCCAGGCCATGAGCGAGCTTTAGGCTTTCCCGATATTTGAAAAACTGTCGTCGTATGGTTATTGCACTTCCTAGCCTCTGGGCTAGGATCTTGTCCACTTTCTGAAACTTGGCCTGCACGTGTTGAATATCAAAGGATTCGTATGGCGCATCAGTCGGAACTGATGCCGCAGAACAATCGCGAGGAGCCGGATTTCTTGGAGAATTACTCATCTGTGGGATACAATCGACAAACTCCGATATACAGTCGGCGATTTGCTCCATTTCTGATTTTGGGGGCTCGTCATTATCACCATCGTCTTCTAGCGAGTCAGGCCCGCCGTTCAGGaagtcgtcatcttcatcttcatcttcatcttcatcccacGGCACCACACCCTCCTTCATAATAACCAGGGCTCCCTCTAGGAATTTCGAGAGATCATTTAAAAACCTGAGGACGTGATCTCGTAAGGGGGATGCTTTTCGAAGACGGAACCGCAGTGATCTGTTCTCTGACGCGCGTACGTCCATGTTTGCGAACCAAACTTTGAGGCGGGACTCGTCATCCGCAATCGCCATCAATGCTGTTTGATAAGAGGCAgtcaaggccggcgagggtGGGTCTAATGAGGCGAGTGCTCGGAATAGCTCGAGACACCCCTTGACTGAATCCGCGATCCTAGAACCTTCCATTTTGGCGATATTGCTGAATGCTTGGTAAAATCAAAATATCTGGCCAGTTTTCAGTTTTGTCTCGGGAGATTAGAATTGTATATTCGCCATTGCTTCAGCGAGGCTCAAAGAAGgggcatatatatataccttgtGTGGTGCCTATTTACATGTAAACATGTAGGATTTGCTATTACCCGCTCTGCTCACTGTTCAACCGTGTTCAGCCCGCCATCAGCTCTGTTTTCCATTGTTCAAAGGACGGGCTCACACATATAGCCATTCCACTGTTCATTTCGTCTCTGAAACACTATCAGAATGAGGTGCGAGTAACGAAGCGGTGGAGAAAATACGACAGAGATGGTTGTTCAGCCTGCCTTTTGCTCTGTTTTCCCATTATTCAAAGACGGGCTTACACATGTATCTGTTCCACTGTTCATTACGGCTCTTGAACACTATCAGAATTACGTGCGAGTAACGAAGCGGCGGAGAAAATACGACAGAGAGCTACAATGTTCAATTCAAAATATTGAGATTGAGCGGTTAAAGCTGCAAAATGCTTGCGAAAAGTTATTGGGTGGCTTGGTGCTCCCGTTCCAAATAGACACCATGGTAGAAAACCCTGGCCGAGGTCCGTGGGTGAACGAAGTAATTCAGGCAAAGATTCGAGCTCGGCTTTGGAGGTCTTGGGCTGCGTTTGAGCAGACATTGAGAGACATCTAGATGGCTATTACAGACATGAGCGAGAAGGTAAGAAACGGACGCGACGTGAGTCACCCTGAGAGCTCTTCACACCTACCATCTTTAGCACAGCCTCATGTACGACGGTCGGATTAGGATACATCTTTAATGATGAGAGAACTCAGGCGTGCCAAGTTTGCGTTGCGTCGATCCACGTACAAAAAGACTCTTAATCTCTGTCAAGGACGGCATCTCAAATCTCGAGTCTCTGCTATGACAAGCAGACAATGGGAAGAATTCCTCATACGAGCAAGCCTACCATCAACATCAGCCTCAACAACCCAATTTACTGCCAGATACGGTCAAACCAGTAATAGGTTCTGCAAAACGGAAAAAAGACTACCAGATTTTCTATTAATTGATTTTATTCATCTTCACTAACCACCATGATTCAAGCAAAGTAAAATTACTAGCTCTGTGTAAAAACTGTAAAAGGGAACATAGTGTTTAGTAAGGAGACTGCTATGGGCAGGCGTAAAAGTTTTGAGAGACGCCAAGATCCTAATGCGTCCCAAGAAATTATTGGTAACGGTAATTTGTGCATTGCGGTAGTATGTACTTTAGGAATTTATCCGAGAAACGAAATGatgcagaaaaaaaaataaagaaaagccATGCTGGTCTATATACTATTATGCATCGCACGTTACAGCTTGgaagccacagcagcagctgaaggaaCCAGCCCCCATCTCTCCGCCACCTCATCATTAGGAATCTGTCCCATATTCACTCGGGTATTGACAAACGTCTCGCCACCACTCTCCCAGGCATGGTCCTTCCACGACCCCAAGCCAGGCCACATCTTGTTTTGGACAAGTTTCGTAATCTTATCGCTCCTCTGCGTTGCGACATCGTCCTTGGCGCCAATCACGGGCCCTATAACGCTTCTCCATAGATCCCAGGTCTCGTCGAGCTCTGTGATGGCTGTTACTCCCATGACACTTGCCCCGATGCGAGGACCAGCCCCGACGTAGGCCGTTGTGCCAAAGTCTTTTCCGAGGCGGGCCCATTGTTCCAGAGCCCACCGGATGGCCACTCCTTCGAGGTGCTCGCCGTTGTCTTGTGCGATTTGGGATAGCTTGGTGCAGGCCTTTCGTAGCTCTGGCGGCGAAGGATGCCAGGACACCATGGGGCCGTTGTCAACGCCTCGAGTCGTCAGCAGGCCCATGTTGAGCATACTGGCGTTTAACAGACACTCGACTCTGGCTGCTTGGAACCGCTGTAGGAAGTCTGATCGCCCGAGCTGAGTGTTTTGCAGGCAAAAGTTGCCATACGACAAGATAGCGTCAAGGGGTTCGCCAGTCTCTCTCAATATCATCTCGGCCAGCGAGGCGAGGGTATCGACGGGGTATCCGCTTATACCAACATAGCGAATCAGGCCCTGATCGCGCAGTCGGCGCAACTCCTTGA is a window encoding:
- a CDS encoding uncharacterized protein (TransMembrane:3 (o23-45i57-76o82-108i)), coding for MARCVTRVGYNFGEPRCFVRLNIVHLSFADVFVFNIIAQAISIIVKAINIIFKAINIIVKTISILCKAINIIVKAFDVIVKAINIIAQAINIIVIAIIVIAIIIALRLHSGKSKHCKLFLMSADVKLILWHRIKTFMTHRTRYPIFDSNLSGVEADHGLKSMFWHVAGVVVVNMFCKLESGLEVLSA
- a CDS encoding uncharacterized protein (EggNog:ENOG41), whose amino-acid sequence is MEGSRIADSVKGCLELFRALASLDPPSPALTASYQTALMAIADDESRLKVWFANMDVRASENRSLRFRLRKASPLRDHVLRFLNDLSKFLEGALVIMKEGVVPWDEDEDEDEDDDFLNGGPDSLEDDGDNDEPPKSEMEQIADCISEFVDCIPQMSNSPRNPAPRDCSAASVPTDAPYESFDIQHVQAKFQKVDKILAQRLGSAITIRRQFFKYRESLKLAHGLDPKDQADGESTIANSIPSHAQSTEFDHTSLATHEDSVWDTDTCQASLTSSLADTDLLCIPPLPKGAESGHFECPFCFMTITATDIASWK